The following coding sequences are from one Treponema bryantii window:
- a CDS encoding DegT/DnrJ/EryC1/StrS aminotransferase family protein has translation MAEIKVPFHRAAITKAEEDAVLDVLRSGWLTTGRYALEFEKKFSAAVSGDDSSKGRAPVISLAVNSNTSGMILAMEACGVREGTAVITTPYTFVSTAACARHLNADVFFADVEKDTYSIDPDKIEEILKKDSQPGGVDGKGANRVRAIVPVHIAGNVCDMARIMELARKYSTPERRIRVIEDAAHSFPSPTALGYAGTIGDAGVFSFYVTKTITTAEGGMVCTRDPDLARRMTVMRMHGMDRTTWDRYTSPRASWEYDIIAPGYKFNLPDVLAAIGCCQVDRAQLFYEQRKRIVEKYNKAFSSLDFIKLPPDGEGNSWHLYLMRIIPEKLKIGRDEFAKKLQESGLGISVHFIPIFHFTYWKELYPDFTAENFPNAEHQYNTTISIPLYPDMTDEQAQLVIDTVTKIGVEVKK, from the coding sequence ATGGCAGAGATAAAGGTTCCGTTCCACAGAGCGGCTATTACAAAAGCAGAAGAAGATGCTGTACTTGATGTATTGCGCAGTGGCTGGCTAACTACCGGTCGTTATGCACTGGAGTTCGAAAAAAAGTTCAGTGCTGCTGTAAGCGGCGATGACTCTTCTAAGGGCCGTGCCCCTGTCATCTCCCTCGCCGTTAACTCAAACACAAGCGGAATGATTCTTGCAATGGAAGCCTGCGGCGTTCGCGAAGGTACTGCCGTAATCACAACACCTTATACCTTTGTTTCAACTGCAGCCTGCGCACGCCATCTTAACGCAGACGTTTTCTTTGCAGATGTTGAAAAAGATACCTACAGTATTGATCCGGATAAAATAGAAGAAATCTTAAAAAAAGACAGTCAACCGGGCGGTGTTGATGGAAAAGGTGCAAACCGGGTTCGCGCAATTGTCCCGGTTCACATAGCGGGCAACGTGTGCGACATGGCTCGCATTATGGAGCTGGCAAGAAAGTATTCAACACCGGAGCGCCGCATCCGAGTAATTGAAGACGCCGCACATTCATTCCCGTCCCCAACCGCCCTCGGTTATGCCGGCACTATTGGAGACGCCGGAGTCTTTTCATTTTACGTAACAAAGACAATCACAACAGCAGAAGGCGGAATGGTCTGTACGCGCGATCCCGACCTTGCCCGCCGTATGACAGTAATGCGCATGCACGGAATGGACCGCACAACCTGGGACCGCTACACAAGTCCAAGAGCCAGCTGGGAATATGACATTATTGCACCGGGCTACAAGTTCAATCTTCCGGATGTACTTGCCGCAATCGGCTGCTGCCAGGTCGACAGAGCACAGCTTTTTTATGAACAGAGAAAACGCATAGTAGAAAAATACAACAAGGCATTCAGCAGCCTCGACTTTATAAAACTTCCACCAGACGGAGAAGGAAATTCCTGGCACTTATACCTTATGCGCATAATTCCTGAAAAACTTAAAATCGGCCGTGACGAGTTCGCAAAAAAACTTCAGGAATCAGGACTTGGAATCTCCGTACACTTTATTCCAATTTTCCACTTCACCTACTGGAAAGAACTGTATCCGGATTTTACCGCTGAAAATTTTCCGAATGCAGAACATCAATATAATACTACAATTTCAATTCCTCTTTACCCGGATATGACCGATGAACAAGCCCAGCTTGTAATAGATACAGTAACTAAAATTGGAGTTGAAGTAAAGAAATAA
- a CDS encoding TDE2508 family outer membrane beta-barrel protein, which produces MISIKKITTVAAVAVLSFGLFAQANPKPEPRTPVSKTKESTAGLFSNDVDDFTDVNYWSNVAPKQFFAYFGMGSSKNVGNTYNIGFAKQLKKFYWGTYFSGNFGLNKTTKPTDGDKTTETTLSEFQFNNTYGFGNVGLAFNLYYLDNGSQNTIKHEYIDVALKAGLKEYAIKKTKIIPYAEINFLIGGLKEDVTTGGSTITVDSRDWDLKLAVGADIPYGKVKNVEQTFNVGLEMDLNKPVDSDLKYSNFTITIPLGYKAILKSTNALSFGFSAGLKSDVKFGKSGDASTFGFGLTPSIAAGVTYATKKNIDLNAGVAFDVPSFTYSKNDNESIAEWNGEDAELHFNSGFAIKPTKNICIDCSYEILADLFGNNTTVNFNTNQNFWTTVNQILIHKFGFEVSVKF; this is translated from the coding sequence ATGATTTCTATTAAGAAAATTACAACAGTTGCAGCAGTTGCTGTACTCAGTTTTGGTTTGTTTGCACAGGCAAATCCAAAACCGGAGCCAAGAACACCTGTTTCAAAAACAAAAGAATCTACTGCAGGTTTGTTTAGTAATGATGTTGATGATTTTACAGATGTGAACTATTGGTCTAATGTTGCACCAAAGCAGTTCTTTGCTTATTTTGGTATGGGATCATCTAAAAATGTTGGTAATACCTATAATATCGGTTTTGCTAAACAGTTGAAAAAGTTCTATTGGGGTACTTATTTCTCTGGAAATTTTGGTTTGAATAAAACAACAAAACCAACTGATGGTGATAAAACAACAGAAACAACTCTTTCTGAATTCCAGTTTAACAATACATATGGTTTCGGTAATGTAGGTCTTGCTTTTAATTTGTACTATTTGGACAATGGTTCTCAAAATACAATAAAACATGAATATATTGATGTTGCTTTGAAAGCAGGTCTGAAAGAGTATGCAATCAAAAAGACAAAAATTATTCCTTATGCAGAAATTAATTTCTTGATTGGTGGTCTTAAAGAAGATGTAACTACAGGTGGTTCTACAATAACTGTAGACTCTCGTGACTGGGATTTAAAACTCGCTGTTGGAGCTGATATTCCATACGGAAAAGTTAAAAATGTAGAACAGACATTTAATGTTGGTTTAGAGATGGATCTTAATAAACCTGTAGACTCTGATTTAAAGTATAGTAATTTTACAATTACTATTCCACTTGGTTATAAGGCAATCTTAAAATCAACAAATGCGCTTTCTTTTGGATTCTCTGCAGGTCTTAAATCTGACGTTAAGTTTGGAAAGTCTGGAGATGCAAGTACATTTGGATTTGGTTTGACTCCTTCAATTGCTGCTGGTGTTACATATGCAACAAAAAAGAATATCGATCTTAATGCTGGTGTTGCATTTGATGTTCCTTCTTTTACCTATTCAAAGAATGATAATGAATCTATAGCAGAATGGAATGGTGAAGATGCTGAATTACACTTCAATTCAGGATTTGCTATCAAACCAACAAAGAATATCTGTATAGACTGTTCTTATGAAATCCTTGCAGACCTCTTTGGTAATAATACAACTGTAAATTTCAACACAAATCAAAATTTCTGGACCACTGTAAATCAGATTCTTATTCATAAATTTGGATTTGAAGTATCTGTAAAATTCTAA
- a CDS encoding (2Fe-2S)-binding protein, which produces MKIPVTLNGNKIILDAHADETLMKVLHKNGCTSVKSGCSGGFCGACTILLDDRPVASCKIPAGIVRNSDIVTLDYFVKTEEYITIISGFQKAGIKLCGYCTAGKVFSAYQIMKMPKMPTRQEITDYVKALSPCCTDLETLVNGIIYAIQISNKRQKRT; this is translated from the coding sequence ATGAAAATACCAGTAACCTTGAACGGAAATAAAATAATTCTCGATGCTCATGCAGATGAAACACTTATGAAAGTGCTTCACAAAAACGGCTGTACCTCAGTTAAGAGTGGCTGCAGCGGTGGATTCTGTGGAGCATGTACAATCTTACTTGATGACCGTCCTGTAGCTTCCTGCAAAATACCGGCAGGTATTGTACGCAACAGCGATATTGTAACCTTGGATTATTTTGTAAAAACAGAAGAATATATAACAATTATAAGCGGCTTCCAAAAGGCAGGAATTAAACTCTGCGGTTACTGTACTGCAGGAAAAGTTTTTTCTGCCTATCAGATTATGAAAATGCCGAAAATGCCAACCCGTCAGGAAATCACAGATTACGTAAAGGCACTCTCTCCTTGCTGCACAGACCTTGAAACTCTGGTAAATGGAATTATTTACGCAATTCAGATTTCAAATAAACGACAGAAGAGAACCTGA
- a CDS encoding xanthine dehydrogenase family protein: protein MAVKKTNTKTNLRSLEAKGFYSDVEKDGCLYAALVRSPAPAGKIKSITAPDLPEGYFLYTSRDIPGTKTITANKTVTKVFGYGNVSYSGEPVGILFGPDEETVYKLLDTVNINFDVENLESALHNVINNQTDEASNFKEFVDQINEMPSLDTVIDKSHVEENPNVIVATREIKYGLYESLPLAQADTKLFENADYTSTDTWKEKLLTPKWQETEGAFAYTEGEKIHVFAPSRWASFTQKSVAAALNIDEASVFIHKTKSAGIYPSGLARTTQLAVQIAAAAWLSKKPVKLILSQTEQESFMVPGVVTEITYRSALNKDGRLKALKISIDIDIGCSNPFAQEITDRIAIAAASYYKPENLYINAKAHTSKNPPTSISMQIIESQAFFAIENEIQKISNLSMIFPDELRLLNAEPPVPAPEEKPKKTKKTTDKKTKAAPVSTEFPFDIPTGDVRSVIQTALSESDFNRKYASFHMDAIDRAEKDSKPFFALPLRGIGVATAYIPSGYSGQTSFSNDAKIEVTLSADEKLVIHTIKPSDVIQDIWKNSAAEILQIPKQNIQINSEFPYNELPEAPEDSYSSISIVNELVKKCCNDIQKKRFHQPLPITAKRGGTAATAKPKWNKEKFCGTPFYTTSFITTVVEVELDTYTYNEKIKGIWVTVDCGELFDEAAARRTIRLEIQQELTMLVKGKTVPCDAININFIQSNNRSGQVGGLIHNSLPAAFSSALSLALTTQLTEIPCTEDLLFQLIRDRTKEKTETRKSENQGASE from the coding sequence ATGGCAGTAAAGAAGACAAATACGAAAACTAATTTACGTTCTCTTGAAGCCAAAGGCTTTTACAGTGATGTTGAAAAAGACGGTTGTCTTTATGCAGCACTCGTCCGCAGCCCTGCCCCAGCTGGAAAAATCAAAAGCATTACTGCGCCAGATTTACCGGAAGGTTATTTCTTATACACCAGCCGCGACATTCCCGGCACAAAAACTATTACTGCAAATAAAACAGTTACAAAAGTCTTTGGATATGGAAACGTTTCTTACAGTGGTGAACCGGTTGGAATTCTTTTTGGTCCTGATGAAGAAACCGTTTACAAACTTTTAGATACTGTAAATATTAACTTCGACGTTGAAAACCTCGAATCAGCGCTTCATAATGTAATCAATAATCAGACAGATGAAGCTTCGAACTTTAAGGAGTTCGTTGATCAGATTAACGAAATGCCTTCTCTTGATACGGTTATTGATAAATCTCATGTTGAAGAAAATCCAAATGTAATTGTCGCAACCCGCGAAATCAAATACGGTCTTTACGAAAGTCTTCCTCTGGCTCAGGCTGATACAAAGCTTTTTGAAAATGCCGATTACACCTCTACCGATACCTGGAAAGAAAAACTGCTTACTCCAAAATGGCAGGAAACAGAAGGAGCCTTTGCCTATACCGAAGGTGAAAAGATTCACGTATTTGCACCAAGCCGCTGGGCTTCGTTTACCCAGAAATCTGTAGCAGCCGCACTTAATATTGATGAAGCGAGTGTTTTCATTCATAAAACTAAATCAGCAGGAATCTATCCTTCAGGATTGGCACGCACTACACAGCTAGCAGTTCAGATTGCAGCGGCAGCATGGCTTTCTAAAAAGCCGGTAAAACTTATTCTTTCTCAAACTGAACAGGAAAGTTTTATGGTGCCTGGAGTTGTAACAGAAATTACTTATCGTTCGGCCCTTAATAAAGATGGCAGGCTTAAAGCACTTAAGATTTCTATTGATATTGACATCGGCTGTTCAAATCCTTTTGCTCAGGAAATCACAGACCGCATTGCAATTGCGGCAGCTAGTTATTATAAACCGGAAAATCTTTATATAAATGCAAAGGCACATACTTCAAAAAATCCGCCGACTTCAATTTCCATGCAGATTATTGAGTCGCAGGCTTTCTTTGCAATTGAAAATGAGATTCAGAAAATCAGTAATCTTTCCATGATTTTCCCGGATGAATTACGTCTTTTAAATGCTGAACCTCCAGTTCCAGCTCCAGAAGAAAAACCGAAGAAAACTAAAAAAACAACTGACAAGAAAACAAAGGCTGCTCCTGTTTCAACAGAATTTCCTTTTGACATTCCAACTGGAGATGTTCGCAGTGTTATTCAGACGGCCCTTTCTGAGAGTGATTTCAATAGAAAATACGCTTCGTTCCATATGGATGCGATTGACCGCGCAGAAAAAGACAGTAAGCCTTTCTTCGCTCTCCCGCTCCGTGGAATTGGAGTTGCAACAGCTTACATTCCTTCAGGCTATTCGGGCCAGACAAGTTTCAGTAATGATGCAAAAATTGAAGTGACTCTTAGTGCAGATGAAAAACTTGTAATTCATACTATAAAACCTTCTGATGTAATTCAGGATATCTGGAAAAACTCTGCCGCGGAGATTCTTCAGATTCCAAAGCAGAATATTCAGATTAATTCAGAATTCCCGTATAACGAATTACCTGAGGCCCCTGAGGATTCTTACAGCTCCATCAGTATTGTCAATGAGCTTGTAAAAAAGTGCTGTAATGATATTCAGAAAAAGCGATTTCATCAGCCGCTGCCGATTACTGCAAAACGCGGGGGGACGGCCGCCACGGCTAAGCCAAAATGGAATAAGGAGAAATTTTGCGGAACTCCTTTCTACACCACATCTTTTATAACTACTGTTGTTGAAGTAGAACTCGATACTTATACCTACAACGAAAAAATTAAGGGTATCTGGGTAACTGTAGATTGTGGAGAACTTTTTGATGAAGCAGCTGCGCGTAGAACAATCCGCCTTGAAATCCAGCAGGAACTGACAATGCTTGTAAAAGGAAAAACAGTTCCTTGTGATGCAATCAACATTAATTTTATTCAGTCAAATAACCGCTCCGGTCAGGTTGGAGGACTCATTCATAATTCACTTCCGGCAGCTTTCTCTTCTGCACTTTCACTTGCGCTTACAACGCAGCTTACAGAAATCCCTTGTACAGAAGACCTGCTTTTCCAGCTGATTCGTGACCGCACAAAAGAAAAAACTGAAACAAGAAAATCAGAAAATCAAGGAGCGTCTGAATGA
- a CDS encoding phosphodiesterase, producing the protein MKYLTRKNLRLLILSLLGIGCIIALRYSGKNPAPFFQFLSLKIPSNTKNGIISGSLSLICFLLVFTDYKKGFRIGLALNLISGANLLFGMIMSNSIISMPGLVTSIVSLVTLVTFYSFYRRLAVSNLTDYITSQGNRRSYVKEINEHIEAKKSFTLACIELEDFKHTNDVYGIQTGDYLIKKTAEKLSSILDKKDKMFRITGSKLAILFEPGESPEERLKSVIIPETIIVPSEDETLTETTCNISLGAGVVYSHPPYNYKNTASSILRNAETALAATRNLADNRICIFNENMENNDAKQREAEFLVKEGLKNNYFYLVYQPQFTTAEKKLRGFETLIRCRKPDCSIVSPVDFIPAAEKSNLIMKIDDFVLQTAMREFKPVLENNEKELIISINISAKTMGSKDFVSRLKSFIDEIQFPTDSLELEITEYSFFESLETTISNIKQLREMGVHIALDDFGTGYTSIKTLMTLPINILKIDKSLIDDIETSQSMRDVVDSVIYMGHVMNCEVVSEGVEKESQIDILNEHKCDFIQGFIWGKPIDFEEAKTMCNQEEFGI; encoded by the coding sequence ATGAAGTATTTGACTCGAAAAAATCTGCGGCTTTTGATTTTATCACTTTTAGGAATCGGGTGTATCATTGCACTTAGATATTCGGGAAAAAATCCAGCACCGTTCTTCCAGTTTTTATCATTAAAAATCCCTTCCAATACTAAAAATGGAATTATTTCTGGTTCATTATCGCTTATCTGCTTTCTTCTTGTTTTTACAGATTATAAAAAAGGATTTAGAATCGGTCTTGCACTTAATTTAATTTCCGGAGCAAATCTACTTTTTGGAATGATTATGAGCAATTCCATTATATCTATGCCGGGCCTGGTAACCAGCATAGTATCACTGGTAACCCTCGTAACTTTTTATTCTTTCTACAGACGACTTGCAGTAAGTAACCTTACAGACTATATTACATCACAAGGAAACCGCCGAAGCTATGTAAAAGAAATCAATGAACATATAGAAGCAAAAAAATCCTTTACCCTGGCTTGTATTGAACTTGAAGATTTTAAACATACAAATGATGTATATGGTATTCAGACTGGAGACTACCTGATTAAAAAGACAGCAGAAAAACTTTCTTCTATATTAGATAAGAAAGATAAGATGTTCCGTATTACAGGTTCAAAACTGGCTATTCTTTTTGAACCAGGAGAATCTCCAGAAGAACGGCTGAAAAGTGTAATAATTCCGGAAACTATTATTGTTCCATCTGAAGATGAAACTTTAACCGAAACAACCTGTAATATTTCTTTAGGAGCTGGTGTAGTTTATTCTCACCCTCCATACAATTATAAAAACACAGCCTCTTCTATTCTGAGAAATGCTGAAACAGCTCTTGCTGCTACCCGTAACCTGGCCGATAACAGAATCTGTATTTTTAATGAAAATATGGAAAACAATGATGCAAAACAGCGTGAAGCAGAATTCCTTGTAAAAGAAGGTCTTAAAAATAATTATTTTTATCTTGTATATCAGCCTCAGTTTACAACTGCAGAAAAAAAACTTCGCGGCTTTGAAACTTTAATCCGCTGCAGAAAACCTGATTGCTCTATTGTCAGTCCTGTAGACTTTATTCCTGCCGCAGAAAAATCAAATCTTATTATGAAGATTGATGATTTTGTGCTTCAAACTGCCATGAGGGAATTTAAACCTGTGCTAGAAAACAATGAAAAAGAATTGATTATTTCTATAAATATATCTGCTAAAACCATGGGCAGCAAAGACTTTGTAAGCAGACTAAAATCTTTTATTGATGAAATTCAGTTCCCTACAGATAGTCTTGAACTGGAAATTACTGAATACTCTTTCTTTGAATCTTTAGAAACAACCATTTCAAATATCAAGCAGCTTCGGGAAATGGGAGTACATATTGCACTTGATGATTTTGGTACCGGTTATACTTCTATCAAAACCCTTATGACACTTCCTATCAATATTCTTAAGATTGATAAGAGTCTTATTGATGATATTGAAACAAGTCAGAGCATGCGTGATGTTGTAGACTCTGTTATTTACATGGGACATGTTATGAATTGCGAAGTTGTATCTGAAGGTGTTGAAAAAGAATCTCAAATTGATATTTTGAATGAACATAAATGCGACTTTATTCAGGGCTTTATCTGGGGTAAGCCTATTGATTTTGAAGAAGCAAAGACTATGTGCAATCAGGAAGAGTTTGGGATATAA
- a CDS encoding nucleoside-diphosphate sugar epimerase/dehydratase, whose translation MDKRIYIIGAGFAGQTIADDIKRKKIFGKVNAFIDDNKEIIGTTIDGIPVLGPISGVTSILSNSDLDEAIIAIPSAPTERIREIYETLTKNGFNHIKILPGISQVIEGTAHLVQTREIDPLDILGRTPVTISLKESLGYLRGKRVFITGAGGSIGSELSRQLLSGGAERLYLFGHGENSICSIYRELRLLQAEGVGEKATIVPIIGDMRDREYVDYIIRQTRCNVIFHCAAYKHVPMMEENQVAAVENNVFGTKNLLDAALKHKVDRFVLISTDKAVAPVSVYGVSKMLCEKLVLDAAKKTGKTADGNAQSFMFVRFGNVLGSRGSILPLFQNQIKTGGPITVTDDKMERFFMTIPEACSLVLQTGGVGENGKSYLLDMGEPVKIIDLAKQIIKFSGLEPYKDIDIKIVGARKGERLIEPLWLKEENPTPTKYKKLLRLDNKEYESERLERLLTELRPICFWTEGQEEKFRDKTLLVKLLCDDCESLRDFYEEIKNDNQLRTDLL comes from the coding sequence ATGGATAAACGTATCTACATCATCGGAGCTGGCTTTGCCGGTCAGACTATTGCCGATGATATCAAGCGAAAAAAGATATTTGGAAAAGTAAACGCCTTTATTGATGATAATAAGGAAATAATCGGTACCACAATTGATGGCATTCCGGTTCTTGGTCCTATCAGCGGCGTTACATCCATTCTTTCCAATTCAGATTTAGATGAAGCAATTATTGCAATTCCCTCTGCCCCAACCGAGCGAATCCGCGAAATCTACGAAACCCTTACAAAAAACGGCTTTAATCATATTAAGATTCTTCCTGGAATCAGCCAGGTAATAGAAGGAACTGCGCACCTTGTTCAAACCCGTGAAATTGATCCTCTGGATATTCTTGGACGAACTCCTGTAACAATTTCTCTAAAAGAAAGTCTGGGCTACCTTCGCGGTAAACGTGTATTTATTACAGGTGCCGGCGGCTCTATTGGTTCTGAACTTTCCCGCCAGCTTTTGAGCGGTGGTGCTGAACGACTTTATCTTTTTGGTCACGGCGAAAATTCAATCTGCAGTATTTACCGCGAACTCCGTCTTCTTCAGGCAGAAGGAGTTGGTGAAAAAGCAACTATTGTTCCTATTATTGGAGATATGCGTGACCGCGAGTACGTTGATTATATTATCCGTCAGACACGCTGTAATGTAATTTTCCATTGTGCAGCATACAAGCATGTTCCTATGATGGAAGAAAATCAGGTTGCTGCTGTTGAAAATAACGTATTCGGAACAAAAAATCTTCTGGACGCAGCACTAAAACATAAGGTAGACCGCTTTGTTTTGATTTCGACTGATAAAGCTGTTGCTCCTGTAAGCGTTTACGGTGTTTCAAAAATGCTGTGTGAAAAGCTTGTACTTGATGCGGCTAAAAAGACCGGAAAAACTGCAGACGGTAATGCACAGTCCTTTATGTTCGTACGTTTTGGTAATGTACTTGGAAGCCGCGGTTCAATTCTACCGCTTTTCCAGAATCAGATAAAAACCGGCGGCCCTATCACAGTTACAGATGATAAAATGGAACGCTTTTTTATGACAATTCCAGAAGCCTGTTCTCTTGTTTTACAGACTGGCGGTGTCGGAGAAAATGGAAAATCATATCTTCTTGATATGGGCGAACCTGTAAAAATCATAGACCTTGCAAAACAGATTATTAAGTTTTCCGGACTTGAACCATATAAGGATATTGATATTAAGATTGTGGGTGCACGCAAGGGAGAGAGGCTTATTGAACCGCTCTGGCTTAAAGAAGAAAATCCAACTCCAACAAAATACAAAAAACTTTTAAGACTGGATAATAAGGAATATGAAAGTGAACGTCTGGAACGATTACTCACTGAGCTCCGTCCGATTTGTTTCTGGACAGAAGGTCAGGAAGAAAAGTTCCGCGACAAGACACTTCTTGTAAAACTTTTGTGTGATGACTGCGAAAGTCTGCGAGACTTTTACGAAGAAATAAAAAATGACAATCAGCTGAGAACTGATTTATTATAG
- the rpsO gene encoding 30S ribosomal protein S15, whose product MALTKEATSATVKKYGAKETDTGNVKVQIAIMTQRVQQLTEHNKQFPKDANAKRALLKVVGQRRKMLRYYERTDLEGYRAFIKELGLRK is encoded by the coding sequence ATGGCACTTACAAAAGAAGCTACTTCAGCAACAGTAAAGAAGTACGGCGCAAAAGAAACTGATACAGGTAATGTAAAGGTTCAGATCGCTATCATGACACAGCGTGTTCAGCAGCTCACAGAGCACAACAAGCAGTTCCCAAAGGACGCTAATGCAAAACGTGCTCTCCTCAAGGTTGTAGGACAGCGCCGCAAGATGCTCCGTTACTACGAACGCACAGACCTCGAGGGTTACCGTGCATTCATTAAAGAGCTCGGACTCAGAAAGTAG
- a CDS encoding branched-chain amino acid aminotransferase, which produces MATKKLDWGNLPFGYMETSKSYVANWKNGEWDEGKLTSDHTIKINECAGVLQYAQTCFEGLKAYTTEHGDIVTFRPDLNAERMENSCKRLEMPVFPKERFIEAVLQTIEANKDWVPPYGSGATLYIRPYMFGSSAVIGVKPADEYQFRILVTPVGPYFKGGVKPIKVRLSDLDRAAPHGTGDIKAGLNYAMSLHNIVDAHNNGYAENMYLDPATHTYLEETGGANILFITKDGKLVTPKSDSILPSITRRSLVIVAKEYLKMEVEERKINKDELADFVECGLCGTAAVISPVGEIDDHGKQIIYNEGKQEMGPKLKEIYDTLTGIQMGRLPAPEGWVYTIN; this is translated from the coding sequence ATGGCAACTAAAAAATTGGACTGGGGCAACTTGCCTTTCGGCTACATGGAGACTTCTAAAAGTTATGTAGCAAACTGGAAAAACGGTGAATGGGATGAAGGAAAACTCACTTCTGACCATACAATCAAAATCAATGAATGTGCCGGCGTATTGCAGTACGCACAGACCTGTTTTGAAGGCCTTAAAGCATATACAACTGAACACGGCGATATCGTAACATTCCGCCCTGATTTAAACGCTGAGCGTATGGAAAACTCTTGTAAGCGTCTTGAGATGCCAGTTTTCCCAAAAGAGCGCTTTATTGAAGCTGTTCTTCAGACTATTGAAGCAAATAAGGATTGGGTTCCACCTTATGGAAGCGGTGCTACTCTTTACATTCGTCCATATATGTTCGGTTCAAGCGCAGTTATCGGTGTAAAACCAGCTGATGAATATCAGTTCCGCATTCTCGTAACTCCTGTTGGCCCATATTTCAAAGGCGGAGTTAAGCCTATTAAGGTTCGCCTTTCAGACCTCGATCGTGCAGCTCCTCACGGAACTGGTGATATTAAGGCTGGTTTGAACTATGCTATGTCTCTGCATAACATCGTAGACGCTCACAACAACGGCTATGCAGAAAATATGTATCTTGATCCTGCTACTCACACTTACCTCGAGGAAACAGGTGGAGCAAACATACTCTTCATCACAAAGGACGGAAAGCTTGTTACTCCAAAATCTGATTCTATTCTTCCTTCTATTACTCGCCGCTCACTTGTAATTGTTGCAAAAGAATACTTGAAGATGGAAGTTGAAGAACGTAAGATTAACAAAGATGAACTTGCAGACTTCGTAGAATGCGGTCTTTGTGGTACTGCAGCTGTAATTTCTCCAGTTGGCGAAATCGATGATCACGGAAAGCAGATTATCTACAACGAAGGAAAACAGGAAATGGGTCCAAAGTTGAAGGAAATCTATGATACTTTGACAGGTATTCAGATGGGTAGACTCCCTGCTCCTGAGGGATGGGTTTATACAATCAACTAA
- a CDS encoding FAD synthetase family protein encodes MKIYTWNDILAILNGESSAEFPKTGLSTGCFDGLHKGHRKLLSALIEACRSKGLSAGVVTFSRPLPGIKHSSDYKGDITTLNQRLKLFEDLGIDFVIIVDFDDSFACMMGADYLNILLNVCNMELLAEGIDFRCGFKGATDAQAIRYWAEKNNVETIFVDPVYFREGTDEEERISSSYIRTMLSRGFFTTAQELLERPFELDVAAFKRDSNCSQLLPPDGLYRTENEKGELVRLEIKDGKIVGLPDCNSVKFI; translated from the coding sequence ATGAAAATCTACACATGGAATGATATTTTAGCAATTTTGAACGGAGAATCTTCTGCTGAGTTCCCAAAAACTGGCCTTTCTACGGGATGTTTTGACGGGCTTCATAAGGGACACAGAAAACTGCTTTCAGCTCTTATTGAGGCATGCCGTTCTAAGGGGCTTTCTGCCGGAGTTGTTACATTTTCACGCCCGCTGCCAGGTATAAAACATAGCAGCGATTATAAGGGCGATATCACAACACTGAACCAGCGTCTTAAACTTTTTGAAGACTTGGGAATTGATTTTGTTATTATAGTAGATTTTGATGATTCTTTTGCCTGTATGATGGGTGCTGATTATCTGAATATTCTGTTAAATGTTTGCAATATGGAGCTTCTGGCAGAAGGTATTGATTTCCGCTGCGGCTTTAAGGGGGCAACCGATGCTCAGGCTATCCGTTACTGGGCAGAAAAAAATAATGTTGAGACAATTTTTGTAGATCCTGTATATTTTAGAGAAGGAACTGATGAAGAAGAACGCATAAGTTCATCTTATATCAGAACAATGCTCAGCCGAGGCTTTTTTACAACTGCTCAGGAACTTTTGGAAAGGCCTTTTGAACTTGATGTTGCAGCTTTTAAACGTGATTCAAATTGTTCTCAGCTGCTTCCACCGGATGGTCTTTATCGTACCGAAAATGAAAAAGGGGAGCTTGTCCGACTGGAAATAAAAGATGGAAAGATTGTAGGACTCCCGGACTGTAATTCCGTAAAGTTTATATAA